aacaagaacaGGAGTCAGTGATGTGTTTTGAGCCCCTTACTGTTCACCCCCATGACCCACAACTGTTAGGCAGAGTTCAAGAGTTCAAAACAAAGAATTGGTTTCTGACTTTAGGAGGAAACATCCTGCAGCCACTCAAATCTACATCAACAGAGCAGAAATGgaatttttatgtatttatcattattttattcctGTTTTCCTGGGGTGttaatttttgctgtttttgttgaagcCACAGTGAAACAAAATTTAATTCAACTTTTCGCATTAGTTGTAATTGTTGAATGACAGTAAAGAGTACCTTGTACCTTCTCCCTTGATGCATGTTCAGTCATGCTTCCCAGCAGTACCTTACTTCAGATGGAGCCATTCAGTGACTACAGCAGCGCACAGAACAGATTTATTCAGAATGACACTGAGAGCTAAGAAGTTATTCATTGAATTGACATTCCCCAAAACACAGCTTCTGTGTGATGCAACATTTTTAGAGCTGaactttttgtgttgattttaaaCTTGAACATTGATGTTTGAAGGTGGCGCCGCCTAAAGACCCAGATGATTGAAAAACGATCAAAGCTGGGTGAATCCCAGACTTTGCAGCAGTTCAGCAGGGATGTGGATGAGATCGAGGCTTGGATCAGCGAGAAACTGCAGACTGCAACTGATGAATCCTACAAAGACCCAACTAACATACAGGTACGTGTGTCTGCTAGCACAGGCCTACTCGGAGCTGCATGCCAAAAGGTAGTCAAGATGAAAGGCCGCTCTGGTTTCTGTATGTGAGAAATAGTCAGAAGAgtttagaagaagaagaaccagCTCAGAGAACACTTTCACAGCTGCTACCAGAATCTAGGCCAGGTGCTTAGTAACATTAAAACTGCTAATGTGTTTTTGCCTGTATTGATGATACAGTTTTCTAACTGTGAAATCCCTCTCTTTGTCCTTTCTGAAATGAGACTGAACTTTTCTCCCACtgtcccccctttttttttttttttttttttaatttagctgtCCAAGCTGCTGGTAAGTTTGAGTAGTGTGTCAGCTGACTAACAACCAAGCAGGTTCTCCTCCATGTGTCcatgtctctgctgtgtgtttagaCATGATGTAGAACAAGCGTTTGTTTGTCTCATCAGCACTGTGAAGTGCCAGCTTCTTTCTCACTTGggttttaattttgattaattctgttcatatttgtattttattccagGTATGTTTTGCCATCAAAAGCTGCTAGTTTTTGGGTGtggcttcattttttattttaatccttgAGGAGGGTTGTCTTTAAACTTGCATCAGATGTTTGAGTCAAAGTGGATCTCGGACTAAATTTACAGACTTCGATGATTCCTGACCTACAGCTATTGTCATGCATTGCAGTATTGTCATGCAGTCTTTGTCTCTACCTTGATCTGTGGATGAGGTTTAAAGACATGACAATGAAGACTGATTGCTCGCTGATCACTTGTAAAGATAATGTTTAAGAGTAGACACAAGCGTGAAGTGATTTTAAAGTGACTCTCCTCATGTAAGTTTTCTCAGTCAGCTCTGCTGCAAACATCATTTTCGTCCTTCACTTgtttgtcctgtgtgtgtgtgtgtatccatgtCCCACACGTTGTCTGTTGTAAATGCTGTCCAATTTAAACACCAATATGCAGTCTTAGCTTGACAGTGCTTTGGACAAACTTGGTCaagatggaagaaaataaatttcttaAATTACTTAAATTTAAGTTCTTGTGCTTAGTGCAAGTTGAAAACACTGCTAGCTACTTGTGTTAAAGCACCTGCTTAACTGTTTTAGAACACCTCCAGTCTTCCAGTTTTAATTGAAGTTGATGGGGCTTCCAGTCTGGTGACTGGTCTGGCCTGTTCCTCTCCACTGAACAGTCCTGCTTCCTGCAGCACGTGACACACGTCCTAATGACACGTCAGAGGGAGTATGACATTGCTCGCTCTGACTTAAGCTGATATAATTTCAATTGGCAATGATTTCAAATATCTCAAGGGTTTGTCTCAATTTGAATGAGAGTTAGAACATTTACACCATAAATAAGGAGCTGGTCCATGTCATAGTTCTAATTCTGTCTGCATTCCCCTCATGCATCTGTCTGTGCTGTCAGAGCAAGCATCAGAAACATCAGGCGTTTGAGGCTGAGCTGCATGCCAACGCAGACCGGATCCGTGGAGTGATCGATACTGGAAATGCCTTGATCCAGAGAGGAGCCTGCGCTGGCAGCGAGGATGCAGTCAAGGTATGTTTACCCTGTCTGCGTGACATGCCATGTATGATAGTACAGGTTTCTTGTTTCACAGGGTGAATTTTTGGCATTTCAGAAGCAGGAAATTACTTGGTCCAAACAtgaccttttcttcttctcaggcACGGCTCAATGCTCTGGATGAACAGTGGCAGTTCCTTGTCAGCAAATCTGCAGAGAAGAGCCAGAAACTCAAGGAGGCCAACAAGCAGCAGAACTTCAACACTGGCATTAAAGACTTTGACTTCTGGCTCTCTGAGGTGAGTCTGTATGACTGAAGAAGTCATATCATCTTCCCAGTGCAGCCGAATCTGATGTTTGTTGTTGGTGCTCAGGTGGAAGCTCTGCTTGCCTCAGAGGATTATGGTAAAGATCTGGCCTCAGTCAACAACCTGCTGAAGaaacaccagctgctggaggCCGATATTTCTGCTCATGAGGTATTTACTTCCACTTATGTCTCAGCGCCTCGAGGAACACTCATCACTAACTATAGAACGTCCACTTCGAGGGTGATTTTAAACAACCATTGTAGGAGAGATCCTCAGACCACCTGTCCCTCCCCCTACAGGATCGTCTGAAAGATTTGAACGGTCAGGCTGACAGCCTGATGGCCAGCAATGCCTTCGACACCTCACAGGTGAAGGAGAAACGTGATGCTGTCAACGGCCGCTTCACTAAGATCAAGAGTATGGCTGCCGGCCGACGGGCTAAACTTAATGAGTCCCACCGCCTACACCAGTTCTTCAGGGACCTGGATGATGAAGAGTCTTGGATTAAGTAAGAGAGTTCTTTTTCTCGAAGATTAGCTCTGGGAATGAGTTTTGCACTGCTAAACCTTCCAATTCATCCCACAGAGAGAAGAAGTTGCTTGTGAGTTCGGAGGACTATGGACGTGATTTGACAGGTGTACAGAATCTGAGGAAGAAGCACAAGAGACTGGAGGCTGAGCTGGGAGCCCATGAACCAGCCATCCAGGTAAAGCAGTGATCTGTTCATCTCAATCCGTTGATCCGAGCGGACAGAGAGGATGGAGCCTTTCTGTCTGTACTGTCGGGGGGGAAAGAAGGGCAGAGGATAACTATACTTCAGTTAAATCAAAAGAGGTTCACTTGGTCATCCTTtagggaaggaaaggaaatgatgCCATAACAATCTTTTCCATCAGGTTTTCCAACAAGTTCAAAATGCCTCTTTACTTCAGCTCTGCACCTGATCTTCATCTCAATCTCAGAGAGAGATAGGTTCCCAGTAACACAGCTGTGTGATGCAGTGACCTGATGTGCCCTGTGCTTTTACTCTCAGTCTGTGCTGGACACTGGGAAGAAGCTGTCTGATGACAACACCATTGGCCAGGAGGAGATCCAGCAGAGGCTTGCCCAGTTCGTTGACCACTGGAAAGAACTGAAAGACTTTTCTGGAGCAAGGTAAGCCTGGTGCTGGGGGGGGTCACTGCTGCAACCTAAAGACACAGTGTGtgagtacatgtgtgtgtttttctcagggGGCAGAGGCTGGAGGAGTCACTGGAGTACCAGCAGTTTGTGGCAaatgtagaagaagaagaagcctgGATTAATGAGAAGTTGAATTTAGTAGGGAGTGAGGACTATGGAGACACGCTGGCTGCTGTGCAGGTGCTGTTCACTGGCAGAGAATCAAATCAGACTTTAACAGTAACTATGGTGATGAGATTTTGAGTGTCAAGAACACTTTTGCTTTTTACAGGGTTTGCTGAAGAAGCATGAAGCATTTGAAACGGACTTCACAGTGCACAGGGACAGAGTCAACGATGTGTGTGCTAACGGAGAGGAGCTGATCAAGAAGGTGcagggacttttttttgttgttgttgttgatattgGTGTGAGTTGTGCAGAGTGGGCTCAGAAGCAGAGGTACATTAAGATCTCTGTTTCCATCAGAACAACCACCATGTGGACAACATCAGTGCCAAGATGTCAGCTCTGCGAGGCAAAGTGTCAGAGCTGGAGAGGGCAGCGGCTCAGAGGAAGGCCAAGCTGGATGAAAACTCTGCCTTCCTGCAGTTCAACTGGAAGGCTGACGTGGTGGAGTCCTGGATTGGTATGAACACAGAGACTGTCTCTCATGAGCACCAGAGCTGTATTAAATTTTTATGCTTAGCTAAGATAACCTCACCCTGGGTTTGCTGCCCCAAGTACAAAACTGTACCTGCAGTGATTATATGGAAGCTACAGTCCAGGCAGGTGGGTGTTCATCTTCTTAGAACAGTTGTGAATCTGTGGATGTGATTTGTGTTCaggtgagaaagaaaacagcctgAAGACTGATGACTATGGCAGGGACCTGTCATCTGTGCAGACTCTGCTCACCAAGCAGGTACCTCCACCACACTGCTGTTCATTTACACTGCGTCATCTCACTTTTCCCACTGAtcctttttcctctgttctGCAGGAGACATTTGATGCCGGCCTGCAGGCCTTCCAGCAGGAGGGTATCACCAACATCACGGCTCTGAAGGACCAGCTGTTGGCCACCAAGCATGTCCAGTCAAAAGCCATCGAAGCTCGCCATGCTGCCTTGATGAAGCGCTGGAACCAGCTGTTGTCCAACTCAGCCGCTCGCAAGAAGAAGCTTCTGGAGGCCCAAGAACACTTCAGGAAGGTAAGGAAACTAGGAAAGATCTTGTTTAGAAGTTGTTTTTGACTCTAGACTGAAGAACAAATATACTCAAAGCTTAAATGCTGATAACGCCTCTTATCAAAGAATCAGTGACTTGATGATCTCTTTCCCACACCAGGTTGAAGATTTATTCCTGACATTCGCCAAGAAGGCTTCAGCCTTCAACAGCTGGTTTGAGAATGCAGAGGAAGATCTGACAGACCCAGTGAGGTGCAACTCTCTGGAAGAGATCCGGGCACTGAGAGATGCGCACGAGGCCTTCCGCTCTTcactcagctcagctcaggcTGACTTCAACCAGTTGGCTGAGCTGGACCAGCAGATCAAGAGCTACCAGGTGGTTTCCAACCCCTACACCTGGTTCACCATGGAGGCCCTGGAAGAGACCTGGAGGAATCTGCAGAAAATTATCAAGGTCCCCACATCACAGATGAAACATAAATAGGCATAAATTGAGGTAGACACCTCAGCTGTTTGAACTCCAGTGCAGCAGCTTTAATACTGCGTGTTTCCTTTGTAGGAGCGAGAGCTGGAGCTACAGAAGgaacagaggagacaggaggagaatgACAAGCTGCGTCAGGAGTTTGCACAGCATGCCAATGCCTTCCACCAGTGGCTGCAGGAAACCAGGTAGACGAGCAGTGTTTAATGTGGAGGTGCTGAGGATGAAATGTCTGTTGCTGAACTTACAGTCGTTACCTTGGTGATGACTCATGTGCGATAGTGCTTTGTGCTGCGTTGATCCGCCTGCCAACTGGTGAAGTGTTTGCTGCCCTGGCATGCTCTGATATCTTTGTCAGAGagcaaacattttgtaaaacaaCATGATGAGCCAGTGGTTTGTCCAGTGGTCAGTGTTGTTTCTTCGTGTTGTTAATgtatatttgtttctttttttttctctcccttcttcaACTTGGCTGCTTCCTCGCTGGTGTTGGGGATCGCTGTGCTAATCAGGACTTATCTTCTGGATGGGTTAATatcactttttctctttttataatGCAATGCCTCAAAGGTCTGAGACCAGGAGGATCTGATCTCAGACCTTTggactgtctgtctgagtgttaaattctgctgatgctgatgatcTGTGAGGTTGGTGTTTTAAATGATCCAGTCTGGTAAGACCAGTctgttgattaatttttttctgtctctctgtctcatgtgTGACCCCTGGTCCTGTCTCTGAATAGCATAGCCTATCGACGAGTTATCTGTGTCTATCAGTACCAGGTTGCTGATGATCTTTCTGGAAGGTCAACCTCTCTCAAGCCTAGATCTGGTTTCCTTTGCTTCCTCTGACCTCACGCACTGAGGGCTGTGTGACCTCATGCACTTCAGTCTGAAATCTGTGGTGTTCCCAGCACCTCTCCACTCTACTAACTCTCACCCAGTCCTCAGACTTACAGCAGCAGGCTGCAGTCAGCACTGCTTTCCACTCATGGACTGGATAGAGATTAGCTGGTGAAGTGTGAGCTGCAGGAATGGAAATTGCACCTGTCATTTGAAGGTGGTATCAGTCCCATTGGGTCactgtggtttatttttcagcagAATTTATCCTGCTGCATCCTTCAACACTGATGACCTTCAGTGATCTTCTGCAGTTTCCACTCCTGTGTGCAGGAGCCCCCCGTTGCATGGTTTGGGTTACCAGTAGATCTTTTAGAGCATTAATTCATCTGCACTCTGACAGTAGAGAGAGAATAACAGACCTAAACACTGAAGTACCAGTTAATCTGCACACCTATTCATCTTTCATAAAAGTTTCTGTGGGATGTCGTAGGGAGTGTGTTGTCCTCACAGTGTGCACCGGTGTGAGTGCAGGAACTGTCCAACCTCTAACAgtgatctctgctgctgtcaggtcGTGTATGGTGGAAGAGTCTGGTACCCTGGAGTCCCAGTTGGAGGCCACCAAGGTAAATATGACTGCTTGTCAACAtcagtgctgctgcaggaggtgaGAACACAGTGATGGTCTTGTTCCACCACTCAGACAACCTCTCACATCTGGCTTTGGACAAAATCACCTGAGTCAAGTGGCACTGATTTGAATTGGTAGTTATTATTTCAGGGCAACATTCTGATGAACACGCTCAGTTTCAAACCTCTTCCTGCTGTTCTGACACAGAGCAGTCGTGAGTCCAGAAGAGTGTTGTTAAACCACAAATACTGACATCACTCACTATGATTGTGAGTCAGAGCAGAAAAGCTTACctatgatttgtttgtttttttttaaataaagacttctgtgtattttggtgtaaaAAGGGCATAATAGGTTTTTGTCCTGAGCTGAGCTGGACACCATGTGACCTCTTCTATTGATGTGTGCAGCGTAAGCACCAGGAGATCCGAGCCATGCGCAGCCAGCTGAAAAAGATTGAAGATTTGGGTGCAGCTATGGAGGAAGCGTTGATCTTGGACAACAAGTACACAGAGCACAGCACAGTGGGCCTGGCCCAGCAGTGGGACCAACTGGACCAATTGGGAATGAGGATGCAGCATAACCTGGAGCAGCAGATACAGGCCAGGTACACTGACCTTCAGTTTGACCTAGTCCATTTTAGACACCACATTAAGGTGGTATTACTGAACTCTGATCTTAACTGggccctctctttctctcaggaACACCACCGGAGTGACAGAAGAGGCCCTGAAGGAGTTCAGCATGATGTTCAAGTTAGTGATCTGCCTCCATCATGGCCTCCATCATGACCTCCATCATTTCTGTGTCTAAACCAATGAATCAATGCCTCATGTTCTGTTTGTTGTCAGACATTTTGACAAGGAGAAGTCCGGCCGTCTCAACCACCAGGAGTTCAAGTCCTGTCTGCGCTCACTGGGCTACGACCTGCCCATGGTGGAAGAAGGAGAACCAGATCCTGAGTTTGAAGCCATTCTTGACACTGTGGATCCCAACAGGTCTGTGACGTGTAGGGGGCAGTACTCTTTGTATTTTCCACAATATTGTATTTGGGGCCTAACTgaggattgtgtgtgtctgtgtgcagggaTGGTAATGTGTCGCTGCAGGAGTACATGGCATTCATGATCAGCCGCGAGACAGAGAATGTCAAGTCCAGTGAGGAGATAGAGAGTGCGTTCCGAGCTCTCAGCACTGAGAACAAACCTTACGTGACTAAAGAAGAGCTCTACCAGGTCAGCGCAGTTCTCTGCTCTAAATTTGGATTCAGGGTCTTATCTTTATGGAGGTCTAATCTATCCCCTTCTCTTTCAGAACCTGACCAAGGAGCAGGCAGACTACTGTCTCTCACACATGAAGCCGTACCTTGACAGCAAGGGCCGAGAGCTGCCATCTGCTTTCGATTTTGTCGAATTCACCCGCTCACTCTTCGTAAACTGATCCCCACCAGTGACCAATCGGGACGCGTTTTCCCCCCACACACTTCAACACGAACACACGGCTGAAACTGCATGACTGTGGCACTAGGAAAACTCACTAATAACAACTGTCTGTTCTATTAATCTCGCTCTACCTTAACTTTGTGCTTCTCATGATAGCATAGTGGATCTGTCTGCATTTGAATGTGATTGTTTTAGCTGGTTTAGCTTGTGCTTTCGATGAATTTAAGAACCTAATAGTAACAACAATGTTGTACCAACACCTGAACAACTGCAGTGTGCTTTAATAAACGCTACTGATTAGAACTGGAAACCTCCACTCTGATTGTTATTGactctttaactttttttttttattaatttttcaacaaaacagTCCTGTAATGGGTCTTACTCTGCCACCTGATTGGCTATCTGCTCAAGCTGGCTCCTCTCTCTGGGGTTCTGCTCTGTCAGATCTGCACTCAGCTCCCAAACACCAACAGTCCCATCCATGTTTCCTACGGCCAAGAGGTGGGAGCTCTGACGGTTGAAGGCCAAACAAGTAGCAGCTTGTCTTGCAGTTCCCTGTCCGATGGTGGCGACTGGCCTCAGAGACCTACGACCCAGGTCAAAAATCTGTACCTCAcctgagatggagagagagactttGAGAATTGTCTTATGTGGGTCTAGTGGCTCTGTTGTGTATGTTTGGATGTTGCACCTTGTCCTGTGGCTGCAGCAAAAACCAGGGGTCTGGTTGGAGACCACTCAACCTGGAACACATAGGTCTCTGAGACCCTGAGAGACATGAGCGGGTTGGGTTGTAGCATAGAGTGGAGGTGGGCCAGACCATCTGTCCCTGCACTCACAAACAGGTTcctgcaaacaaaacaagtcCAAGTCACAGATGGGTCACCTGTACAATACCTGCTCTcagtgtatgtgtatatgtgtgagtgacCTGTGGAAAGGGGAGCAATGTATGGAGTGGACAGGGCCGCTGTGTGGCCTGAATGAGAAGACCGCTGGTGCTCTCAGAGTCACAGTCTGGTCCTTGGTGGAAACGGCAGCCGGCGTCTTTGAGGAGAAGGAACACCTGAGCAGCAGGCCCCCCTCAGAGCCTACCAGGAAGGTGTCAGGGTCCCACacagacagagccagagagGTGACACCCACATTGCTGCTGCCTGGGGCCTGTGGGCAATGCACAACTCAAACtgtcacacacccacaccaaTTTCAAACAGGTGGCAAAAACCAACATAAAGGGAGAAAACTGACTTTATCTCTAAGAGTCCCAGAATGCAATACTATGAACATTATACTATGAGTGGTTAACAAAATATTGAGCATAGGTGTTTTGTCATTGACTCATTTAGCATAGTACATACTGCATGTTCCACAGTGACGGGAATAGACTAGTGTATCTGATGCAATAATTCACTTCAGCAACTTTGTTTCCAATTAATCAGTTatttgctgaaatgtttttatgaaatccACCCATCCAAGTATCATCCATGATCACCTGAGGATCATTTACAAAACAACATACGGACAGGTTGACCACATAATCACCTCCTGTTATCACTTTTAGCCTTTATTCTGAAAAGTCAGGCTAACTCATCACCCTTGAGACAAGTTCCTGTCTTGTTTGGGTCCCTCAACACTCGTGCACACCTCCATGTGAAAACTGTCAGGGTATTAATGTAATGGACGAAGTCAATCTGGAAGGCTTTAAtactctctctgctgctcttccctGTCAGAGTTCAGTTTCAGTCACATTACATGATCCTGAGATTCACCTTGaggctgatgctgctgttgtgaggaagctgctgttgtaTTAGAGCATAGGCGGACTTCAGGACAAGCCTGCCCTGCTCCGAGTCCACTGTCCACAGCAGTACCCTCCCCCCTGAACCAGCACTCAGCACCCCAAACTCTCCTTTCTCCTGCAAGGGTACCCAGGCAAcctaaaacacagacacagacacacacacaaagtgtctAATCAGACTAAATAATCAATAGCCAGTTTACCTCATGCAATGGCCCTTTCACTTCATATCAGCCTCACCAGTGGCAATAATCAGTCATCAACATacaatattgtattttataacTGATCATGTGACACTGAACTGACCTTGAATGACCCATATGTCATCAGTCGTCAGGGTCATTGCCAATGTCATCACATGCTCTCTACCGACCTGATAAATGGGCTCCCTGTGGCTGTCTGCTGACATCCCAGTCAGGGCTAGCACAGGGTCCTGAGTCCGACTGGTGTCCCAGATCACCACTTCTCCACTGTACAGACCCCCTGCAAGTACACACATGGTTCCATAATGAGTTCTGCTTACACAATTTCCAATCACAAAAACACCTGTCAGTGAAACCATCTTGAagcaacacagcaacatttCCAAATGTATTATCAGGATCATTTTAACATGACAACATGTCTCGGAATTAGGTGAATCTTCTTAGCTCAGGTCTTGGGTTAGGGTCAGGTTTTCTGTTACTAGTTGACCTGTGTGAGGTCTCACAGTGTGAGAGCACAGACAGTGTACCTGCGATGAGGGCAGGCTTCTCAGGGTGACAGGACAGAACGGTGATTGCAGTGTGAACATCGATGACCAGATCAGCTTGTCTGGGTCTTAGACTCTGACTGTTTAGATTCCATGTACATAGATACGACCTCTCAGTGCCCCAGTGTCCTTCATCAATCctgtgcagaaaacacacagctgaattACGCTGACCACATGGCAACAATTTTTTGGTTATATTTTAAGACACATGTAATTAGTTGTAATTAGTAACATACCGACCATAGGCACAAGCAATAACTGAACCTGTACATGTCCAGGACACACTTGTCACATGAAGATCTCTCTCTTGGGCAATGGGATGCTGCAGACGATGGAGACAGGAAACCTGTAAACATGGAGGAAAGGCCTTATACACATTCTCTATGAATGAAGGATCCGCCTCCTGTTTTGTCTATCCTGCTTACCAGCTGACTGTGATCACCCCAGTTCGCCTGGAACCCATCGAAGGCGTGACCCCTTGCATTTTTGACCAACTCTGTGATGACTGTTTCCTCAATACGCTGCAGGAAGTCCTTCAGGTCAGGTGGGCCTGGCTGGTGGTTCTGCTGGAGCGGCTGCTCAGATGTCTGGTCCTGTGGCTCTGTTTGGGTGCTGCTAGTGGTTGTGGACGTGGTCTGGATTTGAGCCTCATCACTGTGGACCGCTCTGGTTTGACAGGCTCTCTGAAACACAAGCAAGAGATGGATCCAAATCAGATTGAGAGTACAATTGATGTAACTTAATCAGGTCCTATATTAATGATCAGTTGTCATATTTGATTGGGCGACGACAGACAGGCAGCTAGAGGGAGTTGCACACAGTTACAGACAAGTACAGACAGCTAGACACAGTTAAAGGCAGCCACAGAAAACTACTTCCAGTTACAGACAGTCACAGACGGTTATAGGTAGTTACAGACATCTGGTCCAAACTCCTTGATGTTCACCGCTGCTCCAACTTACCGACTCCCTCTCAGACTGCTGGGATTTCCGCCAATCTGAGAGGACAGTCACGGGCTCTGGAGCTTCGTCGGAAAACATGCTAATGAGCTAACAGCTCTTTCAGCATTCCTCTGCAAACGCCACTATTTACGAATCAGTTCGCGTCTCCTTGGTTACAGACAGGATATCCGGTTTAAGAACGCTCTGGGTTCACTTCCGCTTTATCTTCAGGATAAAATTCCCACTGGGGTCCGCTTATGTGTCATGAATTCAGACATAccaaagagaagatggaggatCTGTGACCGGAGCTAATGTCTCCGATCTCTCACTAAACCCACTGCTCACCGGACCAGCAGGCTCCTGAACCCTGGGCTGACTGACGGCGGGGGCTGTGGCCCTAAAACACACTGGTCCTGTCTGCAGACTCCAGGGCCTCCATGTCAgcttgaactgtgtgtgtgacctctgactGAGCATGTGCACCTGCTGTGGGAGGTTAGACCATCCGGACACAATGAAGGTAGGAAACGAG
This sequence is a window from Echeneis naucrates chromosome 12, fEcheNa1.1, whole genome shotgun sequence. Protein-coding genes within it:
- the dync2i2 gene encoding cytoplasmic dynein 2 intermediate chain 2 isoform X1 — translated: MLSQRSHTQFKLTWRPWSLQTGPVCFRATAPAVSQPRVQEPAGPRACQTRAVHSDEAQIQTTSTTTSSTQTEPQDQTSEQPLQQNHQPGPPDLKDFLQRIEETVITELVKNARGHAFDGFQANWGDHSQLVSCLHRLQHPIAQERDLHVTSVSWTCTGSVIACAYGRIDEGHWGTERSYLCTWNLNSQSLRPRQADLVIDVHTAITVLSCHPEKPALIAGGLYSGEVVIWDTSRTQDPVLALTGMSADSHREPIYQVAWVPLQEKGEFGVLSAGSGGRVLLWTVDSEQGRLVLKSAYALIQQQLPHNSSISLKAPGSSNVGVTSLALSVWDPDTFLVGSEGGLLLRCSFSSKTPAAVSTKDQTVTLRAPAVFSFRPHSGPVHSIHCSPFHRNLFVSAGTDGLAHLHSMLQPNPLMSLRVSETYVFQVEWSPTRPLVFAAATGQGEVQIFDLGRRSLRPVATIGQGTARQAATCLAFNRQSSHLLAVGNMDGTVGVWELSADLTEQNPRERSQLEQIANQVAE
- the dync2i2 gene encoding cytoplasmic dynein 2 intermediate chain 2 isoform X2, translated to MFSDEAPEPVTVLSDWRKSQQSERESRACQTRAVHSDEAQIQTTSTTTSSTQTEPQDQTSEQPLQQNHQPGPPDLKDFLQRIEETVITELVKNARGHAFDGFQANWGDHSQLVSCLHRLQHPIAQERDLHVTSVSWTCTGSVIACAYGRIDEGHWGTERSYLCTWNLNSQSLRPRQADLVIDVHTAITVLSCHPEKPALIAGGLYSGEVVIWDTSRTQDPVLALTGMSADSHREPIYQVAWVPLQEKGEFGVLSAGSGGRVLLWTVDSEQGRLVLKSAYALIQQQLPHNSSISLKAPGSSNVGVTSLALSVWDPDTFLVGSEGGLLLRCSFSSKTPAAVSTKDQTVTLRAPAVFSFRPHSGPVHSIHCSPFHRNLFVSAGTDGLAHLHSMLQPNPLMSLRVSETYVFQVEWSPTRPLVFAAATGQGEVQIFDLGRRSLRPVATIGQGTARQAATCLAFNRQSSHLLAVGNMDGTVGVWELSADLTEQNPRERSQLEQIANQVAE